A window of the Megalopta genalis isolate 19385.01 chromosome 2, iyMegGena1_principal, whole genome shotgun sequence genome harbors these coding sequences:
- the Pex11c gene encoding peroxisomal biogenesis factor 11c isoform X1 has translation MFKMDMELLSRYLETYSGRDKLLKTLSYMAKLATLSTTSKETEKKFKILSSQLSACRVTLRLLDDIPVIHYAMSYGWGKKEPDWLLRLAELLQIGVDIIFCPVEHVCWAAEHKLININIEKWDIASTWFWIISLHLSLIKSIRKLKKLNNRKIQFAVAKQRNNELLTSFRIILDISYAVSYLPPSLLWGGQLKTWQVGALGTLSSLISLYQALSRLAERGTYS, from the exons ATG TTTAAAATGGATATGGAATTGCTATCAAGATATTTGGAGACTTACTCTGGCAGAGACAAATTGTTGAAGACATTATCTTATATGGCCAAGTTAGCCACATTGAGTACAACGTCGAAGGAAACTGAGAAGAAGTTTAAAATACTTAGCAGTCAATTGAGTGCTTGCAGAGTAACGTTAAGGTTACTCGATGATATACCAGTGATTCACTATGCTATGTCATATGGCTGGGGAAAGAAG GAGCCAGATTGGTTATTGAGATTGGCAGAGTTGTTGCAAATTGGAGTCGATATTATATTTTGTCCAGTGGAACATGTTTGTTGGGCAGCAGAACACAAActaattaatatcaatattgaaAAATGGGATATTGCATCCACATGGTTTTGGATCATTTCTCTACACTTGTCATTGATTAA ATCcataagaaaattaaaaaagctgAACAATCGTAAAATACAGTTTGCTGTTGCCAAACaaagaaataatgaattattaaccAGCTTTCGAATAATACTAGATATCAGTTACGCAGTAAGTTATCTACCGCCCAGTTTACTTTGGGGAGGACAATTAAAAACTTGGCAAGTTGGAGCTCTTGGAACTTTATCCTCTTTAATTAGCCTTTATCAAGCTCTAAGCAGACTAGCCGAAAGAGGAACATATtcgtaa
- the Pex11c gene encoding peroxisomal biogenesis factor 11c isoform X2, producing the protein MDMELLSRYLETYSGRDKLLKTLSYMAKLATLSTTSKETEKKFKILSSQLSACRVTLRLLDDIPVIHYAMSYGWGKKEPDWLLRLAELLQIGVDIIFCPVEHVCWAAEHKLININIEKWDIASTWFWIISLHLSLIKSIRKLKKLNNRKIQFAVAKQRNNELLTSFRIILDISYAVSYLPPSLLWGGQLKTWQVGALGTLSSLISLYQALSRLAERGTYS; encoded by the exons ATGGATATGGAATTGCTATCAAGATATTTGGAGACTTACTCTGGCAGAGACAAATTGTTGAAGACATTATCTTATATGGCCAAGTTAGCCACATTGAGTACAACGTCGAAGGAAACTGAGAAGAAGTTTAAAATACTTAGCAGTCAATTGAGTGCTTGCAGAGTAACGTTAAGGTTACTCGATGATATACCAGTGATTCACTATGCTATGTCATATGGCTGGGGAAAGAAG GAGCCAGATTGGTTATTGAGATTGGCAGAGTTGTTGCAAATTGGAGTCGATATTATATTTTGTCCAGTGGAACATGTTTGTTGGGCAGCAGAACACAAActaattaatatcaatattgaaAAATGGGATATTGCATCCACATGGTTTTGGATCATTTCTCTACACTTGTCATTGATTAA ATCcataagaaaattaaaaaagctgAACAATCGTAAAATACAGTTTGCTGTTGCCAAACaaagaaataatgaattattaaccAGCTTTCGAATAATACTAGATATCAGTTACGCAGTAAGTTATCTACCGCCCAGTTTACTTTGGGGAGGACAATTAAAAACTTGGCAAGTTGGAGCTCTTGGAACTTTATCCTCTTTAATTAGCCTTTATCAAGCTCTAAGCAGACTAGCCGAAAGAGGAACATATtcgtaa